In the Bombus pyrosoma isolate SC7728 linkage group LG15, ASM1482585v1, whole genome shotgun sequence genome, one interval contains:
- the LOC122575960 gene encoding cadherin-99C isoform X4, protein MLLDGACINPEYSASVSSGVLSGILNISPEKIQAVDMDSINAPIHYSFLSGNPSNYREFFEINPNTGAVKQIKAVDTTVTKKFDIIIKAVEVSEAKRSATAKLTITVKPVDSNPPIITASNIEGFVDENAPIGTKVIDKIGNPVVLTVSDADLGPEDPKPAYTFELTTNFFAIDPSGILVVNEENLDRDPPSPGRFRFQVVAREKTGVAASAPLSFVVILNDVNDNAPMLPMIAPITVQAGETKKVVTKVEATDNDEGENAEITYSIYHVSNNGLHKFKIDPKTGLIESVRKLNAGEQFSITVQATDKGGKYSQTIVEVNVIPGPNTRSPVFQQPVYEVQVSEGASINSTVATITAVDPENDPVSYSIVSGNDLRQFAIGDKSGVITVIRKLDREDLTRYQLLIKAEDSGGLFNTATVNIKVTDINDKNPEFVDLPYEFTVKEGEARKLIGRVHAEDADEGINAEITYFAPDDIPFTVDPETGDVLTKIVLDYEQNDEYKFVVTARDGAPDYRLATATVTVKVIDVEDEVPVFHQSSYEARVKENIPDYTVLQVTADDPDTKKQITYMIKQGNTELFGIEPKTGVVKTVRGLDYERENQHILIIGTVENTSDSPGSTTRVVINVQDVNDIPPVFTSVPRPITLDDDVPIGTTVINLIATDSDGTAPGNQVRYEIVGREVANKYFVIDPDTGVLRIRDDLRKETNTEYQVDVRAYDMGEPQLASVTTVPVYVRHVATVPPEIGLGFAENSYNVEVPEDAADNTLIKIITVINSHAHDTTPLKCEIYSGNEKELFEANVTEERNCALRLKKGVLDYETTESYQVKLKLESLSGLLNTDRNTTMVKIQVLDVNDNKPEFIFADSRAKLSRGRYFAAIPRTAQFASTVIQVKAHDKDNGKYGKLEYKILGGRGSDYFAMDSSSGIIRTTATFDNVDLSELPFKFDVRVRDNPNSTDNFNSIVAPVIVNLIEEENLMILVVQDAPSDALQKEASKIAGIIEEKSGLLIGIDRVAVRKNLTKNGTVEMYPQDSDVWFYAIDPDTEAILDRNSSRIQRSIIEKTAMSNITFDVSTLVRANAIDIHAPVMPAESVRTQTAIAFSGEVFPYALIIIACVILILGIAGIIYICVSWSRYKAYKERMQRMYVVPRYDPVYVEPNLKEYETQVLQMSVPVDDNDSYNDLQLDFSNKNHAFSLDNVSYITKDHGESTGQQSPVSSEAATTARASSIVGTHGETNIHSLRRSTLGRKNHNSNANTLNNHDTTPVLNPLYNHGNDLLSPSPSNDNVTFREKRDYSHLGFTYLGEQSPVETTTEL, encoded by the exons GTATCGAGTGGAGTGTTATCCGGGATACTTAATATATCGCCGGAGAAAATACAAGCGGTTGATATGGACAGTATAAACGCACCCATTCATTACTCGTTTCTCAGTGGCAAtccatcgaattatcgagagtttttcgaaataaaccCCAACACTGGCGCCGTGAAGCAAATCAAGGCGGTGGACACAACGGTTACCAAGAAGTTCGATATTATCATCAAG GCTGTCGAGGTGTCGGAGGCGAAACGATCGGCCACAGCGAAATTGACCATCACTGTGAAGCCAGTCGACAGCAACCCCCCGATTATAACAGCATCGAACATAGAGGGTTTCGTTGATGAGAATGCCCCGATCGGAACAAAGGTTATCGACAAAATAGGCAATCCTGTGGTACTCACCGTTTCGGACGCTGATTTG GGCCCCGAAGATCCGAAACCAGCTTACACTTTCGAATTAACCACCAATTTCTTCGCGATCGACCCTTCCGGTATACTCGTCGTGAACGAAGAGAATCTGGATCGTGATCCTCCGAGTCCTGGTCGTTTCCGGTTTCAAGTGGTGGCCAGGGAAAAGACGGGCGTTGCTGCTTCTGCGCCATTATCCTTCGTGGTGATATTGAACGACGTTAATGACAACGCACCTATGCTTCCTATGATAGCTCCCATCACCGTTCAGGCtggagaaacgaagaaagtagTGACAAAG GTGGAGGCAACGGATAATGACGAAGGGGAGAATGCCGAAATAACATACAGCATCTATCACGTGTCAAATAATGGactacataaatttaaaatcgatCCGAAGACCGGCCTAATCGAATCCGTGAGAAAGCTGAACGCAGGCGAACAATTCAGCATTACCGTACAAGCTACTGACAAGGGTGGAAAATATTCACAGACGATCGTCGAGGTAAACGTGATTCCCGGACCCAATACCAGGAGTCCCGTGTTCCAGCAACCGGTATACGAGGTGCAAGTCAGCGAGGGAGCGTCCATTAATTCCACGGTCGCCACGATTACC GCTGTTGACCCAGAGAACGATCCAGTGTCGTACTCGATCGTATCGGGAAACGATCTGCGTCAATTTGCGATCGGTGACAAATCAGGCGTGATCACTGTTATAAGGAAGTTGGACAGGGAGGATCTGACCCGTTATCAGCTG CTGATAAAGGCTGAAGATTCTGGCGGTTTGTTCAACACGGCAACGGTAAACATCAAAGTAACAGACATCAACGACAAGAACCCGGAATTCGTCGACTTGCCTTACGAGTTTACTGTGAAAGAAGGAGAAGCTAGGAAATTAATAGGTCGGGTGCATGCTGAAGATGCCGATGAAGGCATCAACGCAGAAATCACGTATTTCGCGCCAGACGACATACCGTTTACTGTCGATCCTGAAACCGGAGATGTGTTGACGAAAATCGTTTTGGACTATGAGCAGAATGAT GAATACAAATTTGTGGTAACCGCGAGAGACGGTGCTCCTGATTATCGCTTAGCTACTGCTACGGTTACGGTGAAAGTTATAGATGTCGAGGACGAAGTTCCTGTTTTCCATCAAAGCAGCTACGAGGCTCGAGTTAAAGAGAATATACCAGATTACACGGTGCTTCAAGTAACG GCTGATGATCCGGATACAAAGAAGCAGATCACGTACATGATTAAACAAGGGAACACCGAACTATTCGGCATAGAGCCGAAGACTGGAGTCGTAAAAACCGTTCGTGGTTTGGACTATGAGAGGGAGAACCAGCATATCCTTATAATTGGCACCGTCGAAAATACCAGCGATTCGCCTGGTTCTACTACGAGGGTTGTGATCAATGTCCAG GACGTTAACGACATTCCACCAGTGTTCACGTCAGTTCCTCGTCCGATTACGCTGGATGACGACGTTCCCATTGGCACGACGGTCATTAATCTCATAGCAACAGATTCCGACGGCACTGCTCCTGGAAATCAA GTGAGATACGAAATTGTCGGCCGTGAAGTAgcgaacaaatattttgtgatCGATCCGGACACTGGCGTGCTTAGGATACGAGACGACTTGCGTAAGGAAACGAACACTGAATATCAG GTTGATGTTCGCGCGTACGACATGGGAGAACCGCAATTGGCGTCTGTCACGACAGTGCCAGTTTATGTTCGTCACGTGGCCACGGTGCCGCCAGAAATCGGCCTAGGTTTTGCAGAAAATTCCTACAACGTCGAAGTACCGGAAGATGCGGCCGACAATACGTTGATCAAGATAATCACGGTCATTAATAGTCACGCGCACGATACTACGCCATTGAAATGCGAAATTTATAGCGGTAACGAGAAGGAATTGTTCGAAGCGAATGTTACGGAGGAACGGAATTGCGCGCTTAGACTGAAGAAAGGAGTCTTGGATTACGAAACAACGGAATCGTACCAAGTGAAGCTTAAGTTGGAATCTTTGTCAGGTCTATTGAATACTGACAGGAATACAACGATG GTGAAGATTCAGGTGCTCGACGTAAACGACAATAAACCGGAGTTCATTTTCGCGGACAGTAGGGCAAAACTATCGAGAGGACGTTACTTCGCTGCGATTCCCCGAACCGCCCAATTCGCGTCGACGGTTATACAAGTGAAAGCACACGATAAAGATAACGGAAAGTACGGGAAGCTCGAGTACAAAATACTCGGTGGACGAGGATCGGACTACTTCGCCATGGACAGTTCTTCCGGAATAATAAGAACCACCGCGACTTTCGATAACGTGGATCTGTCCGAGCTTCCGTTCAAATTCGACGTTCGGGTTCGAGATAATCCTAATTCGACAGACAACTTCAACTCGATCGTAGCTCCGGTTATAGTGAATCTGATCGAAGAGGAGAATCTAATGATTCTAGTAGTTCAGGACGCGCCATCAGACGCGTTGCAAAAGGAAGCATCCAAGATCGCTGGTATCATCGAGGAGAAGAGCGGTCTTCTGATCGGCATCGATAGAGTAGCAGTGAGGAAAAATTTGACGAAAAATGGAACTGTCGAGATGTACCCTCAGGATTCCGACGTGTGGTTCTACGCGATCGATCCAGATACAGAAGCTATTTTAGATAGGAACAGTTCGCGTATACAAAG ATCGATTATCGAAAAAACGGCTATGTCGAATATCACGTTCGACGTGTCGACGCTGGTCCGAGCGAATGCGATAGACATTCACGCGCCAGTAATGCCAGCCGAGTCAGTACGCACGCAAACCGCCATCGCTTTCAGCGGCGAGGTATTTCCGTATGCCTTGATAATCATCGCCTGTGTCATCTTGATCCTAGGCATAGCTGGCATCATTTATATCTGCGTTTCCTGGTCCAG ATACAAAGCGTACAAGGAACGAATGCAGCGGATGTACGTCGTGCCCCGTTACGATCCTGTGTACGTCGAGccaaatttgaaagaatacgAGACACAGGTGCTTCAAATGAGCGTGCCTGTCGACGACAACGACAGCTATAACGACCTCCAGCTTGATTTCAGCAATAAGAATCATGCGTTCAGCTTGGACAATGTCAGCTATATTACCAAAGATCACGGAGAAAGTACCg GTCAACAGAGCCCTGTAAGTTCCGAAGCGGCGACCACGGCACGTGCTTCCAGCATAGTCGGTACCCACGGAGAGACGAACATTCACTCGTTGCGACGATCGACCCTTGGTAGAAAAAATCATAACAGCAACGCGAACACGTTGAACAACCACGACACGACGCCCGTCTTAAATCCGCTCTACAATCACGGTAACGATCTACTCAGTCCTAGTCCGTCGAACGATAACGTCACGTTcagagaaaagagagattaTTCTCATCTAGGATTCACGTACTTGGGTGAACAAAGCCCGGTAGAAACGACCACAGAGTTATAA
- the LOC122575960 gene encoding cadherin-99C isoform X3 has translation MQPGKDRARNVSERFTSTTTLTVNIRDDDDQDPSFIYQGCMLLDGACINPEYSASVSSGVLSGILNISPEKIQAVDMDSINAPIHYSFLSGNPSNYREFFEINPNTGAVKQIKAVDTTVTKKFDIIIKAVEVSEAKRSATAKLTITVKPVDSNPPIITASNIEGFVDENAPIGTKVIDKIGNPVVLTVSDADLGPEDPKPAYTFELTTNFFAIDPSGILVVNEENLDRDPPSPGRFRFQVVAREKTGVAASAPLSFVVILNDVNDNAPMLPMIAPITVQAGETKKVVTKVEATDNDEGENAEITYSIYHVSNNGLHKFKIDPKTGLIESVRKLNAGEQFSITVQATDKGGKYSQTIVEVNVIPGPNTRSPVFQQPVYEVQVSEGASINSTVATITAVDPENDPVSYSIVSGNDLRQFAIGDKSGVITVIRKLDREDLTRYQLLIKAEDSGGLFNTATVNIKVTDINDKNPEFVDLPYEFTVKEGEARKLIGRVHAEDADEGINAEITYFAPDDIPFTVDPETGDVLTKIVLDYEQNDEYKFVVTARDGAPDYRLATATVTVKVIDVEDEVPVFHQSSYEARVKENIPDYTVLQVTADDPDTKKQITYMIKQGNTELFGIEPKTGVVKTVRGLDYERENQHILIIGTVENTSDSPGSTTRVVINVQDVNDIPPVFTSVPRPITLDDDVPIGTTVINLIATDSDGTAPGNQVRYEIVGREVANKYFVIDPDTGVLRIRDDLRKETNTEYQVDVRAYDMGEPQLASVTTVPVYVRHVATVPPEIGLGFAENSYNVEVPEDAADNTLIKIITVINSHAHDTTPLKCEIYSGNEKELFEANVTEERNCALRLKKGVLDYETTESYQVKLKLESLSGLLNTDRNTTMVKIQVLDVNDNKPEFIFADSRAKLSRGRYFAAIPRTAQFASTVIQVKAHDKDNGKYGKLEYKILGGRGSDYFAMDSSSGIIRTTATFDNVDLSELPFKFDVRVRDNPNSTDNFNSIVAPVIVNLIEEENLMILVVQDAPSDALQKEASKIAGIIEEKSGLLIGIDRVAVRKNLTKNGTVEMYPQDSDVWFYAIDPDTEAILDRNSSRIQRSIIEKTAMSNITFDVSTLVRANAIDIHAPVMPAESVRTQTAIAFSGEVFPYALIIIACVILILGIAGIIYICVSWSRYKAYKERMQRMYVVPRYDPVYVEPNLKEYETQVLQMSVPVDDNDSYNDLQLDFSNKNHAFSLDNVSYITKDHGESTGQQSPVSSEAATTARASSIVGTHGETNIHSLRRSTLGRKNHNSNANTLNNHDTTPVLNPLYNHGNDLLSPSPSNDNVTFREKRDYSHLGFTYLGEQSPVETTTEL, from the exons GTATCGAGTGGAGTGTTATCCGGGATACTTAATATATCGCCGGAGAAAATACAAGCGGTTGATATGGACAGTATAAACGCACCCATTCATTACTCGTTTCTCAGTGGCAAtccatcgaattatcgagagtttttcgaaataaaccCCAACACTGGCGCCGTGAAGCAAATCAAGGCGGTGGACACAACGGTTACCAAGAAGTTCGATATTATCATCAAG GCTGTCGAGGTGTCGGAGGCGAAACGATCGGCCACAGCGAAATTGACCATCACTGTGAAGCCAGTCGACAGCAACCCCCCGATTATAACAGCATCGAACATAGAGGGTTTCGTTGATGAGAATGCCCCGATCGGAACAAAGGTTATCGACAAAATAGGCAATCCTGTGGTACTCACCGTTTCGGACGCTGATTTG GGCCCCGAAGATCCGAAACCAGCTTACACTTTCGAATTAACCACCAATTTCTTCGCGATCGACCCTTCCGGTATACTCGTCGTGAACGAAGAGAATCTGGATCGTGATCCTCCGAGTCCTGGTCGTTTCCGGTTTCAAGTGGTGGCCAGGGAAAAGACGGGCGTTGCTGCTTCTGCGCCATTATCCTTCGTGGTGATATTGAACGACGTTAATGACAACGCACCTATGCTTCCTATGATAGCTCCCATCACCGTTCAGGCtggagaaacgaagaaagtagTGACAAAG GTGGAGGCAACGGATAATGACGAAGGGGAGAATGCCGAAATAACATACAGCATCTATCACGTGTCAAATAATGGactacataaatttaaaatcgatCCGAAGACCGGCCTAATCGAATCCGTGAGAAAGCTGAACGCAGGCGAACAATTCAGCATTACCGTACAAGCTACTGACAAGGGTGGAAAATATTCACAGACGATCGTCGAGGTAAACGTGATTCCCGGACCCAATACCAGGAGTCCCGTGTTCCAGCAACCGGTATACGAGGTGCAAGTCAGCGAGGGAGCGTCCATTAATTCCACGGTCGCCACGATTACC GCTGTTGACCCAGAGAACGATCCAGTGTCGTACTCGATCGTATCGGGAAACGATCTGCGTCAATTTGCGATCGGTGACAAATCAGGCGTGATCACTGTTATAAGGAAGTTGGACAGGGAGGATCTGACCCGTTATCAGCTG CTGATAAAGGCTGAAGATTCTGGCGGTTTGTTCAACACGGCAACGGTAAACATCAAAGTAACAGACATCAACGACAAGAACCCGGAATTCGTCGACTTGCCTTACGAGTTTACTGTGAAAGAAGGAGAAGCTAGGAAATTAATAGGTCGGGTGCATGCTGAAGATGCCGATGAAGGCATCAACGCAGAAATCACGTATTTCGCGCCAGACGACATACCGTTTACTGTCGATCCTGAAACCGGAGATGTGTTGACGAAAATCGTTTTGGACTATGAGCAGAATGAT GAATACAAATTTGTGGTAACCGCGAGAGACGGTGCTCCTGATTATCGCTTAGCTACTGCTACGGTTACGGTGAAAGTTATAGATGTCGAGGACGAAGTTCCTGTTTTCCATCAAAGCAGCTACGAGGCTCGAGTTAAAGAGAATATACCAGATTACACGGTGCTTCAAGTAACG GCTGATGATCCGGATACAAAGAAGCAGATCACGTACATGATTAAACAAGGGAACACCGAACTATTCGGCATAGAGCCGAAGACTGGAGTCGTAAAAACCGTTCGTGGTTTGGACTATGAGAGGGAGAACCAGCATATCCTTATAATTGGCACCGTCGAAAATACCAGCGATTCGCCTGGTTCTACTACGAGGGTTGTGATCAATGTCCAG GACGTTAACGACATTCCACCAGTGTTCACGTCAGTTCCTCGTCCGATTACGCTGGATGACGACGTTCCCATTGGCACGACGGTCATTAATCTCATAGCAACAGATTCCGACGGCACTGCTCCTGGAAATCAA GTGAGATACGAAATTGTCGGCCGTGAAGTAgcgaacaaatattttgtgatCGATCCGGACACTGGCGTGCTTAGGATACGAGACGACTTGCGTAAGGAAACGAACACTGAATATCAG GTTGATGTTCGCGCGTACGACATGGGAGAACCGCAATTGGCGTCTGTCACGACAGTGCCAGTTTATGTTCGTCACGTGGCCACGGTGCCGCCAGAAATCGGCCTAGGTTTTGCAGAAAATTCCTACAACGTCGAAGTACCGGAAGATGCGGCCGACAATACGTTGATCAAGATAATCACGGTCATTAATAGTCACGCGCACGATACTACGCCATTGAAATGCGAAATTTATAGCGGTAACGAGAAGGAATTGTTCGAAGCGAATGTTACGGAGGAACGGAATTGCGCGCTTAGACTGAAGAAAGGAGTCTTGGATTACGAAACAACGGAATCGTACCAAGTGAAGCTTAAGTTGGAATCTTTGTCAGGTCTATTGAATACTGACAGGAATACAACGATG GTGAAGATTCAGGTGCTCGACGTAAACGACAATAAACCGGAGTTCATTTTCGCGGACAGTAGGGCAAAACTATCGAGAGGACGTTACTTCGCTGCGATTCCCCGAACCGCCCAATTCGCGTCGACGGTTATACAAGTGAAAGCACACGATAAAGATAACGGAAAGTACGGGAAGCTCGAGTACAAAATACTCGGTGGACGAGGATCGGACTACTTCGCCATGGACAGTTCTTCCGGAATAATAAGAACCACCGCGACTTTCGATAACGTGGATCTGTCCGAGCTTCCGTTCAAATTCGACGTTCGGGTTCGAGATAATCCTAATTCGACAGACAACTTCAACTCGATCGTAGCTCCGGTTATAGTGAATCTGATCGAAGAGGAGAATCTAATGATTCTAGTAGTTCAGGACGCGCCATCAGACGCGTTGCAAAAGGAAGCATCCAAGATCGCTGGTATCATCGAGGAGAAGAGCGGTCTTCTGATCGGCATCGATAGAGTAGCAGTGAGGAAAAATTTGACGAAAAATGGAACTGTCGAGATGTACCCTCAGGATTCCGACGTGTGGTTCTACGCGATCGATCCAGATACAGAAGCTATTTTAGATAGGAACAGTTCGCGTATACAAAG ATCGATTATCGAAAAAACGGCTATGTCGAATATCACGTTCGACGTGTCGACGCTGGTCCGAGCGAATGCGATAGACATTCACGCGCCAGTAATGCCAGCCGAGTCAGTACGCACGCAAACCGCCATCGCTTTCAGCGGCGAGGTATTTCCGTATGCCTTGATAATCATCGCCTGTGTCATCTTGATCCTAGGCATAGCTGGCATCATTTATATCTGCGTTTCCTGGTCCAG ATACAAAGCGTACAAGGAACGAATGCAGCGGATGTACGTCGTGCCCCGTTACGATCCTGTGTACGTCGAGccaaatttgaaagaatacgAGACACAGGTGCTTCAAATGAGCGTGCCTGTCGACGACAACGACAGCTATAACGACCTCCAGCTTGATTTCAGCAATAAGAATCATGCGTTCAGCTTGGACAATGTCAGCTATATTACCAAAGATCACGGAGAAAGTACCg GTCAACAGAGCCCTGTAAGTTCCGAAGCGGCGACCACGGCACGTGCTTCCAGCATAGTCGGTACCCACGGAGAGACGAACATTCACTCGTTGCGACGATCGACCCTTGGTAGAAAAAATCATAACAGCAACGCGAACACGTTGAACAACCACGACACGACGCCCGTCTTAAATCCGCTCTACAATCACGGTAACGATCTACTCAGTCCTAGTCCGTCGAACGATAACGTCACGTTcagagaaaagagagattaTTCTCATCTAGGATTCACGTACTTGGGTGAACAAAGCCCGGTAGAAACGACCACAGAGTTATAA